A window of Nocardia arthritidis genomic DNA:
GGCCGCGACCTGCGCGTCGCGGTGCGCGCCGTGCACCACGTTCTCCGCGAGAATGCCGGTGGGGAAAGGCAATACGGAGACCCCGAGCAGCAGCATCAGATTCCACCAGCGAATCGCGTGATCGAGGTGGCGCAGCCTGCCGAAGTAGGTGTGGTGGTTCATCCACACGATCCCGACCGTCAGAAAGGCCGCCAGATAGGCGACATACGACGGCCAGATATGGGCGAGCGCCTCCAGCAGATGACCCGGCTGATGCTCGGGCACCCGAATGTCGAGGATCAACAGGGTGATAGCGATCGCCATCACCCCGTCGCTGAATGCCTCGACCCGCGTAGTACCCGATAGTCGACCGCTCCGGATCGCCTCATCTGCCATGGCAGGCAGCGTAAACGGGCGCTCATCCGGATTCGACCCGTATCGCTAAGGGTGAATAAGCCTGGGAGACGGTCAGATCGGCGTCACATACGCGCCCGCGATACCGCCGTCCACCAGGAACTGCGATGCGGTGATGAAGGAGGCGTCGTCGCTGGCGAGGAAGGCGACCGCCGCGGCGATCTCCTCCGGCTCGGCGAACCGGCCGATCGGGATGTGCACCAGACGGCGGGCCGCCCGCTCGGGATCCTTGGCGAAAAGCTCCTGCAGCAGCGGCGTGTTCACCGGGCCCGGGCACAGCGCGTTGACCCGAATCCCGTTGCGAGCGAACTGAACTCCGAGTTCCCGGCTCATCGCGAGCACGCCGCCCTTCGAGGCGGTGTACGAGATCTGCGAGGTGGCCGCGCCCATGACGGCGACGAACGACGCGGTGTTGATCACCGAACCCTTACCGCGTTCCAGCATGTGCTCGATGGCGTACTTGCTGCACAGATATACCGAGGTCAGGTTCACCTCCTGCACCCGGCGCCAGGCGTCGATGCCGGTGGTCAGGATCGAATCATCTTCCGGCGGTGAGATTCCCGCATTGTTGAAGGCGATGTCGAGGCCGCCGTAGGTGTCCACCGCCGTCCGGAACATATCCCTGACCTGTTCCTCGTCGGTGACATCCACCTTCACGTAGAGCCCGCCGACCTCGGCGGCCGCCGCGCCGCCCGATGTCGCATCGATATCGGCGACCACCACCTTGGCGCCCTCCGCCGCGAACCGGCGCACCGTGGCCAGTCCGATCCCGGAACCGCCGCCGGTGACGACGGCGACCCGATCCTGTAAGCGCTGCAACGCTTCTCCTTTCAATTGGTGGCGATGAAGACGTTCTTCGTCTCGGTGAAGGCCAGCGCCGCGTCCGGTCCGAGCTCGCGGCCGAGCCCGGACTGTTTGAATCCGCCGAACGGCGTCCAATAGCGCACGGAGGAATGCGAATTCACCGACAGGTTCCCGGCTTCCACCGCACGCGAAACCCGGAGGGCGCGGCCGACGTCACCGGTCCAGATCGAGCCGGACAGACCGTATTCCGTATCGTTGGCGATCCGGATGGCGTCGGCCTCGTCGTCGAACGGCAGCACCGCGACGACGGGTCCGAAGATCTCCTCCCGGACCACCCGGTCGTCCGGACCATCGGGGAGCACAACCGTTGGCGGATACCAGAATCCGGGGCCCTCGGGCCGGGTTCCCTGGAACGCGACGTTGGCCTGCTCGACATATCCGGCGACCTTCGCCCGGTGCGCGGCCGAGATCAGCGGGCCCATCTCGGTGGCCGCGTCGGCGGGATCGCCGACCCGCACGCCGTGCACGGCCGGCTCGAGCAGTTCGAGGAAGCGATCGAAGACGCTGCGCTGCACCAGGATTCGTGACCGCGCACAGCAGTCCTGCCCGGCGTTGTCGAATACGCCGTACGGCGCGGTGGCGGCGGCGCGCTCCAGATCGGCGTCGGCGAAGACGATATTGGCGCTCTTGCCGCCCAATTCGAGCGTCACCCGCTTCACCTGCTCGGCGCAGCCCGCCATGATCTGCTTGCCGACCTCGGTGGATCCGGTGAACACCACCTTGCGCACCGCGGGATGGGTGACGAAACGCTGCCCGACCACCGCACCCTTACCGGGCAGCACCTGAAAGACGTCCTCGGGCAGGCCCGCCGCGAGGGCCAGTTCGCCGAGCCGTAGCGCGGTGAGCGGCGTCAGCTCGGCGGGTTTGAGCACCACCGTATTGCCCGCGGCGAGCGCGGGCGCGAAACCCCAGCCCGCGATCGGCATCGGGAAGTTCCACGGCACGATGACGCCGACGACGCCGAGCGGTTCGCGGAAGGTGATATCGACACCGCCCGCGACCGGAATCTGGTCGCCGAGCAGGCGTTCCGGCATACCCGCCGCGAAATGCAGTACGTCCCTGACGTTTCCGGCCTCCCAGCGGGCATTGCCGACGGTGTGGCCCGCGTTCGCGACCTCGAGTTCGGCCAGTCTCTCCAGATCCGTGTCGACGGCCTCGGCGAAGCGGCGCAGCAGCCGGGCCCGGTCGCCGGGCGCGACCTCGCGCCAGCTCGCGAATGCCCGCTGCGCGCGATCGATGGCGGCATCGGTTCCGGCGAGCTCCGTCGCCTCGATCGATGCGACGACCTCCCCGGTCGCCGGATTGATCACCTGACTGGCCGTCACGGGGTCAACTCCTTTGTTCTGTCGGAAAACACTTGCTCCGGTCACGAATTACGGGTCGCGCGGTAATCCGCCGCGGCCGCGACCAGCGCGCGCATCAACCGGTCGTCGGTGGCATCGGACTCCGGATGCCACTGCACCCCGACCAGGAAGGGGCCGTCGATCGCCTCGACCGCCTCGATGCCGCCGTCCAGCGCCCGCGCGCCGACCAGCAGACCGTCGGCCAGCTCGGCGATGCCCTGATGGTGGTGGCAGTTCGCCTTCACCTCGGAGCCGACGATGGCGGCGACCCTGGTTCCCGGTTCGGTCAGCACATCGGTGACGGTGTACGCCCCGGGGCCGCCGGAGTGCTCGTCGTGCCCGAGCACATCGGGCAGATGCTGGTGCAGCGTGCCGCCCATGGCGATATTCACCACCTGTAGGCCGCGGCAGATCGCCAGAATCGGCAGTTCGGCCGCCCTGGCCAGCCCGAACAGCTCGAATTCGGAGGCGTCGCGATCCTCTCTGGTCTCGCCGAGCGACGGATGCGGCGGCGCGCCGTAGCGGGCCGGGTCGACGTCGGCGCCGCCGGTCAGCACCAGCCCGTCCAGGCGTTCGACCAATTCCGGGTAGGCGACCGTATCCGGCGGCAGCAGTACCGGGATACCGCCCGAACGCGCGAC
This region includes:
- a CDS encoding TMEM175 family protein, which translates into the protein MADEAIRSGRLSGTTRVEAFSDGVMAIAITLLILDIRVPEHQPGHLLEALAHIWPSYVAYLAAFLTVGIVWMNHHTYFGRLRHLDHAIRWWNLMLLLGVSVLPFPTGILAENVVHGAHRDAQVAAALFGLAGVLMTVPWWPLHRRLVHHPELFEPGFDAEFARRESFRAWPGIAIYAVCIVIGFIMPIAALALYLIVAIFYAFTSQGWGDSAVAEPE
- a CDS encoding 3-oxoacyl-ACP reductase; amino-acid sequence: MQRLQDRVAVVTGGGSGIGLATVRRFAAEGAKVVVADIDATSGGAAAAEVGGLYVKVDVTDEEQVRDMFRTAVDTYGGLDIAFNNAGISPPEDDSILTTGIDAWRRVQEVNLTSVYLCSKYAIEHMLERGKGSVINTASFVAVMGAATSQISYTASKGGVLAMSRELGVQFARNGIRVNALCPGPVNTPLLQELFAKDPERAARRLVHIPIGRFAEPEEIAAAVAFLASDDASFITASQFLVDGGIAGAYVTPI
- a CDS encoding aldehyde dehydrogenase family protein, coding for MTASQVINPATGEVVASIEATELAGTDAAIDRAQRAFASWREVAPGDRARLLRRFAEAVDTDLERLAELEVANAGHTVGNARWEAGNVRDVLHFAAGMPERLLGDQIPVAGGVDITFREPLGVVGVIVPWNFPMPIAGWGFAPALAAGNTVVLKPAELTPLTALRLGELALAAGLPEDVFQVLPGKGAVVGQRFVTHPAVRKVVFTGSTEVGKQIMAGCAEQVKRVTLELGGKSANIVFADADLERAAATAPYGVFDNAGQDCCARSRILVQRSVFDRFLELLEPAVHGVRVGDPADAATEMGPLISAAHRAKVAGYVEQANVAFQGTRPEGPGFWYPPTVVLPDGPDDRVVREEIFGPVVAVLPFDDEADAIRIANDTEYGLSGSIWTGDVGRALRVSRAVEAGNLSVNSHSSVRYWTPFGGFKQSGLGRELGPDAALAFTETKNVFIATN
- a CDS encoding gamma-glutamyl-gamma-aminobutyrate hydrolase family protein; its protein translation is MASKDSEQRITPRPVIGLPTYLERAKFGSWDHHSAILQNTYVQTVARSGGIPVLLPPDTVAYPELVERLDGLVLTGGADVDPARYGAPPHPSLGETREDRDASEFELFGLARAAELPILAICRGLQVVNIAMGGTLHQHLPDVLGHDEHSGGPGAYTVTDVLTEPGTRVAAIVGSEVKANCHHHQGIAELADGLLVGARALDGGIEAVEAIDGPFLVGVQWHPESDATDDRLMRALVAAAADYRATRNS